From the genome of Hymenobacter gelipurpurascens:
CAATATCGAGCAGGCCCGACAACGAGGTGCGGGTATCGAGCTTCTTTAGGTTGGTGGCAAGATTGTCGAACTCCTCTGCGGTTTGCCCCGTGGTTTTGCGCACGGCAACCGCCTGATCCGAGTACTGGACGTTCTTCTCGAACAGTTGCTGCAACCCCGTAGCCAGGCCCTGCAATCCGTAGTAGGCGCCGGCAAAGGACTGCACCAGACCGCCCATGCCTTTCTGGATGTTGGCGGTGAAGCCGCTGGCCTGGCCTGATTGCACGCCGTACTGACGTAGCTGGCCATTGACCTTGCCCAGTTCAGCCTGCGTCTGCTCCAGTTCAGCTTGGAGCTTATTCTGCTGATCAGCAGTAAGCCCGGTGGCGCGCTGCTGTTGCTGCAGCGCTACGGTATCCGCTTGAAGTGCCGTTTTCTGCCGCTCCAATGCCGACACGGCTTCCAGAATGCCCTTGGCATAGGAGCCGACCTCGCGGAAGTTCTGGTTGAGCTCGCGGTCAAAATCTTTGAGCTTCTGGGTATTGTCGTAGAACTGGAGCTTGAGTTTCTGGGCCGCTGCGTTGGTGGCATCGAAGCCCCCGGGCATAGCCCGAATCTGATCACCCAGCGCTTTCGTGTCGAGCGCGAGCCGGTTGTAGGATCCGGAGACAGCAGTCAGTTCCGAATTGGTGCCCCGTATCGCTTTGCTGAGCTGATCCGTAGCCGCTTTCGTTTCCACGATGCGGGCCGCGTACACCTTCATCCGGGCGATGTCGCCGGCGGCATAGGCCTCTTTCAGGCCCTGCTGCTGACGCTTCAGCGAAGCAGTCAGCTCGTCAGTCGCTTTCTTGGCGGCCCCACGCACCGTGTTCTGGCCATCCAAGGCCTTCTTGTAGTTGTCCTGCTCTCTTGCCAGTGCCGCTACCTGAGCAGACAGGGCCTGCAGAGCACCGCGCTCTTTCTCACTGCTGACATTGGTCTGAGCAATGCCGTTACGAGTGGCCTGCAATGAGGCCTGCACGGTAGCCAGGCCCGTAGCGATGCGCTGGGCATCTGCATCCAGCGACTTGGCGAGGTTCTTATAGTTGCGGTTGAGGCCCTGAACGGACGTGGTGAACTCTTTGAGTTCCTGAGCCCCAGGGCCCAAGGATTGAAAGAGCTGCTCGTAGGAAATAGGTCCGGCCATGTCGCGTTGATATTATTGGGTAAAGTACACAACAATAGAGCGGATTAGCAACAGTGGCCTAGGCCACTAACTAGGTTGGCTCAACTATACCCAGGACCTTAAACAGGCGGTATTGATCGGGGTCCCAGGTCAGCAGCACGTCCAGCGTTTCTTCTCCCTGTTCGAAATAAAGCGTGATGCGGCCGGCGCGCACACCTTCTTCCCGGAGGCGGCCCAGCACGACAATGGGGCCCATGGTCAGCACATACAGTCCAGCCGTTACCTTTGGGTAGTCCGGAGCGTACACGCGCTCTGTGGCGACGGTGGCACCACTGGGCACGAGTGGGGCCATTAGCTCCGTGGCAATGGTAAAATAGTCAAGGTCTGGCTGCAACAGCCGTAAAGTGGATGGGTTACCCGCTGATCTATCTATACAAAAGGCAGTCATTTATCCGGATTTTACTATTTCAATTCTGTTTGTACATTTACAATTCTGTTGCAAACATAACACCAATCTATATCCTTACACCACCCCAAAAAGAGAATGAAAACTATCAATTCGAGAATTGCGCATCTGATTGCTATAGAGGGGCTAAACAATAATTCATTCGCCAAAAGAATAGGCGTTTCGTCCACTACTATCAGCTACTTGGTAGGGGAGAGGCAGAGCCGGCCGGGCTTCGATGTGATCGAGAAGATTGCGGTAGCATTTCCTGACATCAACATGGACTGGCTGATCCGGGGAACGGGCCCGGAACGGAAGCAGGCCGGCAAAGCACCTGACACCTTCTGGAGCCTGATGCAGAACGAACGTAGCCGCTATGGCACGCTAATGGGGCTGCATGGCAGCTTATCGGGCGACTTTGATGTGGTGCTGGGCGAGTTGAAGACAGCATCGAACTAACTGCAACAAAAAGCCCTGCTATCACTAGCAGGGCTTTTTTGTGTCTCTGTACTTTACCCCAAGGTAGCGCTAGGGCAGCGGATAGTTGGGCAGCTTTGCACTATAAGGAACAGGTTTATAAATCCTGGCTATTCTTTTACAAGGCACCCTAGAACCGCTCTTAAATAATCCAAAAATTAGCGCAAGGTTAACTTATACGTTTCGGTTCGGACTACTTCACCATGTTCAGTAAGATTTTGTAGAGAAGCGTAATAACTAATAGTCACTGGGGTTTGATAGCCTATTTTTCTAACAGCTTCTTCGATAGCGCTGTATGATATAAATAGTCTGAACTTAGAAAAAGCAGCGCCATTACTCGATGGCTTGAAACTATCTGCCGTTGTGAGATTATCAAATTCGTCATCAAATTTATCTTTTGCGCCTAACTGAGTTGAGTTTACATAAAAGTAAATTATTAATCTGCAAGACGCGTCTTTTGAGTTGTAGATCTTGAAGTCACTTTGGAACATAACCCCGGTCATACCTTTCCATCGAGCATTTTCCGTTTTGTCTAGCGTTAGTATACTTCCACCACGTGAACTATTAGGGGCGTCTATTATTGTGCCTGACTTGACCGAATTTGAATTCAATGGGGTGCTATCGTTCGGGTCGTTCTCCTCAGTTGTTGGGCCTCTTGGTACAGGGGGGGATACTGGGTTGGAAACAGACCCTATTATGGTTCCATCAGGACCAATTTGTGAAGGAAGGAGGCCTGTAAGCTTTGTCCCATTTCCGCAAACATTAATTATACTTTCGCATGTGGTACCTTGGGATACACCGTTAATAT
Proteins encoded in this window:
- a CDS encoding helix-turn-helix domain-containing protein, producing the protein MKTINSRIAHLIAIEGLNNNSFAKRIGVSSTTISYLVGERQSRPGFDVIEKIAVAFPDINMDWLIRGTGPERKQAGKAPDTFWSLMQNERSRYGTLMGLHGSLSGDFDVVLGELKTASN